The Candidatus Dadabacteria bacterium DNA segment GATTGGAACTGTTTTTGATGGCTAAGCTGGAGAATTTGGAGGACCACGAAGAGGCTGCCGAAGCTTACAAGGAATTTATGGCCTCAGGGGAAAAATCGGTTTCCTTTTCTGAACTCAAGGAAGAACTGAACCTTTAGAGTTATACCACTGCCTCTGCCTGATCTAAAAGTTCCAATATTTCGAATAAATCCTTCTGATTTCCGAGACGGTATGTTCGCAGGTTGTCCGCTTGGGATTAAAACCGGTATCCGACACCTTAAGATCAAGTATCTCCTCGATGACCGACTTCATGATCAGTCCCATCTCCGCCGTGTTATAGCCGCCCTCGAGCAAAAAGGCGATATTTCCGCGGCAGTGTCTCTCGGCGAGTCGCATAACGAATCTTGTAAGCCTGGCGAAACCTTCTGAGGTAACCAGCATTCCTCCCAGCGGGTCGACCTGGTAAGCGTCAAAGCCCGCGGATATGAGAATGAATTCCGGGGAGTACTGCTCCACCACGGGTTCGAGTATCTCGGCGAAGATTCTGAGGTAATCTTCATCTCCCAGCATCGCGGGGCAGGGGACGTTAACCGTGTACCCGAGCCCGTCTTTGTATCCTAGTTCCTTAAGGCTTCCTGTGCCGGGGTAAAACGGGAACTGGTGCACTGAGAAGAAGAGCACGCTGCTTGAATCATAGAAGATGTGCTGGGTGCCGTTTCCGTGGTGCACGTCCCAATCTATGATCAGGACTCTCTCAAGGCCGCAGTTGGCCAACAGGTGGGCCCCGGCGACCGCCACGTGATTAAACAGGCAGAACCCCATCGCCCTGTCGTGTTCGGCGTGATGTCCGGGAGGGCGGGGGAGTACGAACGCGGTATCGATTTTCCCTGAAAGAATATCGTTTACAGAGCATATAAGCCCCCCGGAACCCGCAAGCGCGGCGTCAAAAGAAACTTCGCACGTAGAGGTGTCGGCATCAAGCTGCGAGAACTCCTTGCCGGAGGTGCTTTTGACCATATCGAAATAGGGCTTGCTGTGTACGAGGGTGATCTCTTCCTCCGTCGCG contains these protein-coding regions:
- a CDS encoding histone deacetylase, whose product is MKRLSIVSNDLFLAHQNPPGHPECPERLTSILGALESSGLMEKTVPIDTRPATEEEITLVHSKPYFDMVKSTSGKEFSQLDADTSTCEVSFDAALAGSGGLICSVNDILSGKIDTAFVLPRPPGHHAEHDRAMGFCLFNHVAVAGAHLLANCGLERVLIIDWDVHHGNGTQHIFYDSSSVLFFSVHQFPFYPGTGSLKELGYKDGLGYTVNVPCPAMLGDEDYLRIFAEILEPVVEQYSPEFILISAGFDAYQVDPLGGMLVTSEGFARLTRFVMRLAERHCRGNIAFLLEGGYNTAEMGLIMKSVIEEILDLKVSDTGFNPKRTTCEHTVSEIRRIYSKYWNF